Part of the Crossiella cryophila genome, AACGCCCGCCAGCGGTCGGCGTGCACGAACACCCGCACCGCCTGTGGTGGCTACGCGACCAGCAAGCCCCCTACCGGGTCCTGCTCACCGCCGACCAGGTCCCCGACCCCACCCAGGGCCAAGGCGCCCAACGAGCCTGGGCGGTCATCCAGTACTGGCGCCAGGCCAACCCGGAAGCCGCCATCACCGTCCTGGCCACCCACGGCGAGGCCACCGCACTGCGCGCCACCGGCGTCGAAGTGTCCATCGTGGACAACCCCACCGCCTGGGGCCGCGACCGAGCCGGACTCTATGACGTCATCGTCGCCCTCGGCGCCCGCGGTTTCCCGCTGGCCGAAGCGGTCTCCCGCACCCAACCGCAGGCAGTCCGGCTGCTCGATACCCAGACCTTCCTGCACCGCGAGGCCGAACGCCGCTTTTCCACACTGCCCGACGCCGCAGCCCGCCGCCGCTGCGCCACCGAGGCGGCTGCCTGGCGCGAGGCCGAACACAAGGCCCTGACCTGGGCCGAACTCGCCACCGTCGGCAGCCCGGCCGAACTTGACTGGGCCACCCGCTTCGCCCCTGCGGCCAACCTGCACGTGGCTCCGTACCCGGTGCGGATCACCCCGGCGCCGGCCGGCCCGGACCGCCGCGAGGGCCTGCTCTTCCACGGCGCCTTCGCCACCGCCCCCACCTCCAACGAGGTGGCCGCCCGAACCCTGATCGACGAGGTCCTGCCCCTGCTGGACGGCCCCCACCTGCGCGTGATCGGTGCACATGCCCCGGACACCCTGCGCGCACCCGGCGTCGACGTCATTGGCTGGGTCCCCGACCCCGCCCCCTACCTGCGCACGGCCCGAGTCCTGGTCAACCCGGCCCGCAGCGGCGCGGGCGTGCAGACCAAACTGCTGGACGCGATCGCGCACGGCCTGCCGTTCGTCACCACTTCCCTTGGATCCGAGGGCATCCCGCTCGGCGACCTGCGCGCGGACCTGGTCGCCGACACCCCGGCCGAGATCGCCGAACTGACCCAGCGCCTGCTCGACGACGACGCCAGGTGGACCCGGATCCAGGTCGCCCTGCTTGACCTGGCCGCCACCCACCTGTCCGAAGAGCACTTCCACACCGCGATGGCCGCCGTCCTCATCCACTGCGGCATCGCCCCGCCCACGGCGGCCTACGCGCGCTGATCGACTCGAACGACAAGATCGTTACGTGACGTAGTCGGTCAGATATACCTCTCTGGTCGCTGGCGCGATGACTCGTCGCCGAGTCAAAATTCCGCCGTTTGTTTCGTCAGCCGCGTGCTGCCTGGGGGGCTCGCACTAGTTGTAGGGGGGAACGCGTTGACACGCGTGCCTTTACTTCGTCGTGCTCGCAGACAAGTAGTCCGAACGATCGCCGTGGTGGTCGCCGCCGCCATGACGGTGTCCATTACGCAGGCCGTCGCGGTCGCCGAGCCTGAGCAGCAGGCCACGGCGCCGCGTCGGGGCACTGCCGCCGACCTGCCACTGCCGGACAACAAGCCCGGTGAACTGCTCAAACCGGAAAATCCCAAGGGCGACTTCGGTCAGCCCGGCCGGGCCCCGGCCCGCAGCCCGAAACCGATCGACCCGCCACGGCCGGAGCGCACCGGCTTTGTCGAGGGCAAATCGGTGCTGGTCGAGCGGTTGCCCACCGGAAACGTCTACCGCAACCCGGATGGCACCAGGACCGCGAAGATGTTCCAGGACGTGGTCAACGTCAAGGACGACCGCGGCCAGCTGGTCGAGGTCCAGACCGACCTGGAACGCAAGAACGGCAAGCTGGAACCCAAGGCCACCCTGGCCGACGTCCAGCTCCCCGAGCAGGTAGGCGCGGGCGCCGACCTCCGGGTCACCGCCCAGGACGGCGCCACCGCCGCGCTGGAACCCGTTGACCTGGCCATCCGCCCCGCCACCGTGTCCGGCGGCACCGCCAAGTACGCCGGCGTCCAACCCGACGTGGACCTCCAGGTCCGCATCCTGCCCCGCGGCTTCAAACACGACGTGGTGCTGCACCGGGTCCCGCAGGCCACCGAATGGCGCTACCGCCTCAAACCGGAGGGCAACCTCACTCCGGTCGCCGAAGAGGGCGGCGCGATCGCCCTCAAGGACCCCGACGGAAAGGTCCGCCTGACCGTCCCGGCCCCCGTCGCCTGGGACTCCGCCATCAACCCGGCCTCCGGCGACCCCGCCTACGGCCCAGCCACCCAACGCCTGGAACGCGACTCCCAGGGCTGGCTGCTGGTGCTCTCGGTGGACCGCAAATGGTTGACCGATAAGGCCCGCGAGTTCCCGGTGACGGTCGACCCCGGCGTGACCACGCCCGCGGTCGCCGAGGACGCCTATGTCAGCGACCAGTTCCCGACCACCAACTACGACCAGAGCTGCGGCGATGAGCGTGGCTGTGTGAACAAGGTCGGGTTCTGGCCGGGCGCCGGTCTCAACGAGACCTACGTCAAGTACGACCTGGGCCCCGCCCGTGGCAAGCAGATCATCAGTTCCACCTGGCACGGGTACTGGGCCTGGACGAACAAGCCGCAGGCCACCCCGTTCTGGCTGCGCAGCGTGGACTGCGGCTGGAACGCCCGCAACATCACCTGGAACAACAAGGCCTGCGTCGGTGGTGCGGTCCAGCAGGCCGCCGCGCAGGGCGGCGCCTGGACCGACGTCGACATCAGCGGCTGGATGAAGGAGTACGCAGCGGGCCGGTGGAACTGGAATGGTTTCCGCCTGGACACCAACGG contains:
- a CDS encoding glycosyltransferase; protein product: MTAIPRVTFVLVSYNGKDMLTSCLATLAEHTPGPYEVVVVDSASPDGTGEWLEANLTGATVLRMPENLGFGAGCNLGVQHARTELICFLNADVEVTPGWFEPLLARLDATPEAAAVGSVLVFPDGRLQEAGSVIGGDGWSRGWGDGDADLSPLYPRSADYSSAACLLMRRRAFWETGGFSPEFHIAYFEDTDLQFHLRSLGWQIWVEPASQVRHIRHGSSTTPRAIELSNINHEVFVRRWPEALAKRPPAVGVHEHPHRLWWLRDQQAPYRVLLTADQVPDPTQGQGAQRAWAVIQYWRQANPEAAITVLATHGEATALRATGVEVSIVDNPTAWGRDRAGLYDVIVALGARGFPLAEAVSRTQPQAVRLLDTQTFLHREAERRFSTLPDAAARRRCATEAAAWREAEHKALTWAELATVGSPAELDWATRFAPAANLHVAPYPVRITPAPAGPDRREGLLFHGAFATAPTSNEVAARTLIDEVLPLLDGPHLRVIGAHAPDTLRAPGVDVIGWVPDPAPYLRTARVLVNPARSGAGVQTKLLDAIAHGLPFVTTSLGSEGIPLGDLRADLVADTPAEIAELTQRLLDDDARWTRIQVALLDLAATHLSEEHFHTAMAAVLIHCGIAPPTAAYAR